One part of the Proteiniborus ethanoligenes genome encodes these proteins:
- a CDS encoding ribosomal-processing cysteine protease Prp translates to MTKITILRNSNDSIVEYEIKGHTDYDVFGKDILCASISILSQTALISLNEVCGIKRSNISYSIDDKKGYLKVSLPHGLPKAQREKADVVLETMLVGLRGLADIYPDYITLKYGEV, encoded by the coding sequence ATGACTAAAATAACTATACTTAGAAACAGTAATGACAGTATAGTAGAATATGAAATAAAGGGACATACTGATTATGATGTATTTGGTAAAGATATATTATGTGCATCTATATCAATATTGAGCCAAACAGCCCTTATTTCACTAAATGAAGTATGTGGTATAAAGAGAAGCAATATTTCATATTCAATAGATGACAAAAAAGGATATTTAAAGGTATCCTTACCACATGGATTGCCCAAAGCTCAAAGAGAAAAGGCGGATGTGGTGTTGGAAACTATGTTAGTAGGATTAAGAGGGTTGGCAGATATTTATCCCGATTATATAACTCTCAAATATGGGGAGGTGTAA
- a CDS encoding RidA family protein, protein MEKKSIFTEKAPNAIGPYSQAMVAGNMVFTSGQLGINPETGNLVEGNIQDEARQSLENLKAVLEAAGATLNDVVKTTVFIKDMNQFGLINQVYSEFFNEHKPGRSCVEVARLPKDGNVEIEAIAII, encoded by the coding sequence ATGGAAAAAAAGTCAATATTTACTGAAAAAGCACCAAATGCTATAGGGCCATATTCGCAGGCTATGGTAGCAGGAAATATGGTTTTCACTTCTGGACAGCTAGGAATAAATCCTGAAACTGGTAACTTAGTAGAGGGAAATATACAAGATGAAGCTAGACAATCACTTGAAAATCTTAAAGCAGTGTTGGAAGCAGCAGGTGCTACTCTTAATGACGTAGTTAAGACTACAGTATTTATAAAAGACATGAATCAGTTTGGATTAATAAATCAAGTATATAGCGAATTTTTTAATGAACATAAACCTGGCAGATCTTGTGTGGAAGTAGCAAGACTACCTAAGGATGGAAATGTGGAGATTGAGGCTATAGCAATAATATAA
- a CDS encoding helix-hairpin-helix domain-containing protein, whose product MLNFTKRERIVILVFVIILASFLIYPMYANRGMKLEERDKGYLDLDSLKNVTADSLKDEVDTEEDISQTIIVHIDGEVIRPGVVELNEGARVIDVINIAGGLTQYADEKMINLAKKVYDEEKIYIPKIGEEISQIEITSFSQSNNTSTTQTKININTATKEELQKLSGIGPVIAERIIEYRSTNKFSNIDDIKKVSGIGDKKFDSIKDYITVK is encoded by the coding sequence GTGCTTAACTTTACAAAAAGAGAACGAATAGTTATACTAGTATTTGTTATTATCCTTGCTTCTTTCTTAATATATCCTATGTATGCAAATAGGGGTATGAAGCTTGAGGAGAGAGATAAAGGTTATTTGGATTTAGATAGTTTAAAAAATGTAACAGCAGACTCATTAAAAGACGAGGTAGATACTGAAGAGGATATATCCCAAACCATTATAGTGCATATTGATGGAGAAGTTATAAGACCAGGAGTAGTTGAATTAAATGAGGGAGCTAGAGTCATAGATGTAATTAATATAGCTGGAGGATTAACACAATATGCAGATGAAAAAATGATAAATCTAGCTAAAAAGGTATACGATGAGGAAAAGATTTACATACCTAAAATAGGAGAAGAAATATCTCAAATTGAAATAACTTCTTTTAGTCAGAGTAATAATACAAGCACTACTCAGACCAAAATCAATATTAATACAGCAACAAAAGAAGAACTTCAAAAGCTTTCAGGTATAGGTCCTGTTATCGCAGAAAGAATAATTGAGTATAGAAGTACCAATAAATTTTCAAATATTGATGATATAAAGAAAGTATCTGGAATTGGGGATAAGAAATTTGATTCTATTAAAGACTATATTACTGTTAAATAA
- the selD gene encoding selenide, water dikinase SelD — MTQKEKRLTEMSKSSGUAAKIGPDTLAQVLCQLPKTYDENLIVGIETSDDAAVYKINEDTAIIQTVDFFTPVVDDPYTFGQIAATNSLSDVYAMGGEPKLAMNIICFPTCLPPQIMADILKGGYDKVNEAKAILIGGHTVEDDEPKYGLSVSGFIHPDKVLTNCNAKVGDKLILTKPIGIGIINTAIKAQMVDEETYNKAVKIMTTLNKYAKDAMLKADANSCTDITGFGLLGHALEMAEGSNVTIKLYSEKIPVLSQALEYAKMGLVPGGAYSNMSFIGDKVSFDNRITQEMKDILYDPQTSGGLLISVDANKVELLMKELEGNATQYGIVGEVLEKQQKYIIVE, encoded by the coding sequence ATGACCCAAAAGGAAAAAAGACTTACTGAAATGTCAAAAAGCTCAGGTTGAGCAGCTAAAATTGGTCCTGATACCTTGGCACAGGTTCTGTGTCAATTACCAAAAACATATGATGAAAATTTAATTGTAGGTATAGAAACCTCTGATGATGCAGCAGTTTATAAAATAAATGAAGATACTGCGATTATCCAAACCGTAGATTTTTTCACACCTGTTGTAGATGATCCTTATACCTTTGGGCAAATTGCAGCAACTAATTCTTTAAGCGATGTATATGCAATGGGTGGAGAACCTAAACTGGCAATGAATATTATTTGTTTTCCCACATGCTTACCTCCACAGATAATGGCTGACATATTAAAAGGAGGATATGATAAGGTTAATGAGGCAAAAGCTATCCTTATAGGAGGTCATACAGTAGAGGATGATGAGCCTAAATATGGTCTTAGCGTTAGTGGATTTATTCATCCTGATAAGGTCCTTACAAATTGTAATGCAAAAGTAGGAGATAAATTAATTTTGACTAAGCCCATAGGAATAGGAATTATCAACACTGCTATTAAAGCTCAAATGGTAGATGAAGAAACATATAACAAGGCTGTAAAAATAATGACAACATTAAACAAGTATGCTAAGGATGCTATGCTAAAAGCTGATGCAAATAGCTGTACAGATATTACTGGGTTTGGGCTTTTAGGCCATGCTTTAGAAATGGCAGAAGGCAGTAATGTAACAATTAAGCTATACTCTGAAAAAATACCAGTTTTATCTCAAGCATTAGAATATGCAAAAATGGGGCTAGTGCCTGGTGGTGCATACTCAAATATGAGCTTTATTGGAGATAAGGTTTCTTTTGATAATAGAATAACTCAAGAAATGAAGGACATATTATATGATCCTCAAACTTCAGGAGGGCTTTTAATCTCTGTAGATGCCAATAAAGTAGAGTTGTTAATGAAGGAACTTGAAGGCAATGCTACGCAGTATGGAATAGTTGGAGAAGTATTAGAGAAACAGCAAAAATATATTATAGTAGAATAA
- the rpmA gene encoding 50S ribosomal protein L27: MLRINLQLFASKKGVGSSKNGRDSESKRLGVKRADGQFVPAGNILVRQRGTKIHPGLNVGKGGDDTLFAKIDGVVKFERKGKDKKQVSVYPKEELA, encoded by the coding sequence ATGTTAAGAATAAATTTACAGCTGTTTGCATCTAAAAAAGGAGTAGGTAGCTCTAAAAACGGTCGTGATAGTGAATCAAAAAGACTAGGTGTTAAGAGAGCAGACGGACAATTTGTACCAGCTGGCAATATATTAGTTAGACAAAGAGGAACAAAAATACATCCAGGATTAAATGTTGGCAAAGGTGGAGATGATACTCTATTTGCTAAAATTGACGGTGTTGTTAAATTTGAAAGAAAAGGCAAAGACAAAAAACAAGTAAGTGTTTATCCTAAAGAAGAACTAGCATAA
- the yhbY gene encoding ribosome assembly RNA-binding protein YhbY, whose product MISGKQRSYLKALANTIDPIFQIGKNGITESFLKQVDEALEAREIVKINVLNNSSLAAKEAADQVVDSLNAEFVQSIGNKFVIYRESKENKKIELP is encoded by the coding sequence TTGATTAGTGGAAAACAGAGAAGCTATTTAAAGGCATTAGCAAATACAATAGATCCAATTTTTCAAATAGGCAAAAATGGAATAACTGAAAGCTTTCTTAAGCAAGTAGATGAGGCACTTGAGGCAAGAGAGATAGTAAAAATCAATGTACTTAACAACAGTTCCTTAGCTGCAAAGGAAGCTGCAGATCAAGTCGTTGATAGTCTAAATGCTGAATTCGTTCAAAGCATAGGGAATAAATTTGTCATTTACAGAGAATCAAAAGAAAATAAAAAAATAGAGTTACCATAG
- a CDS encoding helix-turn-helix transcriptional regulator: MTIEIDFLHDNLISLANGLGKLLGQACEIVVAKSNKSIIYIENSHVTSRKIGDKINQFELEALNKFANNEKYKVFTYTNREGRNIKALIFLVEDKNDSEDRIVVISFDISDFLLAKRVFDDFCLVGESINNYNQADYENINHVMNNILSGVLYNIGKPISYLNKEDKVEIVRILNEKGIFLIKGSIEYVAEKLCVSRYTIYNYLEEIRLHKID; the protein is encoded by the coding sequence ATGACTATTGAAATAGATTTTTTACATGACAACTTAATTTCTTTAGCAAATGGGTTAGGCAAACTATTAGGTCAGGCCTGTGAAATCGTTGTGGCTAAATCTAATAAAAGTATAATCTATATTGAAAATAGTCATGTAACATCTCGTAAGATAGGAGATAAAATTAATCAGTTTGAGCTAGAGGCATTAAATAAATTTGCAAATAATGAGAAATACAAGGTATTCACCTATACAAATAGAGAAGGAAGAAACATAAAAGCATTAATTTTTCTTGTAGAGGACAAGAATGATTCTGAAGACAGGATTGTGGTTATTAGCTTTGATATTTCAGATTTTTTATTAGCTAAAAGAGTCTTTGACGATTTTTGCTTAGTTGGTGAAAGTATAAATAATTATAATCAAGCTGATTATGAGAATATAAATCATGTAATGAACAATATATTATCAGGAGTGTTATATAATATTGGCAAACCTATATCTTACCTTAATAAGGAAGATAAAGTTGAAATAGTACGCATATTAAATGAAAAGGGAATTTTCTTAATCAAGGGTTCCATTGAATATGTGGCAGAAAAGCTTTGTGTTTCTAGGTACACGATATATAATTATCTAGAGGAAATAAGGTTGCATAAAATTGATTAA
- a CDS encoding LCP family protein, with amino-acid sequence MTRFFKTFITAFVIFSLFFGGIIVFVMRSENGKDTLASTITDLFKGDNDKKEITFLLLGIDSKDLNKNKNQRTDTIMLCKYDDTTGKVSILSLPRDTMAIIRGRQNKEKINHAHAYGGPDLSIKAVKDLLGVDVEYFVRVDYKIVEEVVDLIGGVEVDVPMDMKYSDPVADPPLHIDIKKGKQTLNGKKSLEFLRYRKGYKDQDLGRIKAQQQFMNSAIKQALNPINIIKLPKFIDTYFKNVDTNIPLDVIAKFALKAKNVDTDNIEMATLPGEPKLINGIWYFVHNPEESQEMVNNMFLDHNVVMKNEEKARTNN; translated from the coding sequence ATGACAAGATTTTTTAAAACCTTTATAACAGCATTTGTAATATTTTCTTTATTTTTTGGAGGTATAATAGTATTCGTAATGAGAAGCGAAAATGGAAAGGACACTTTGGCTTCTACTATTACAGATTTATTTAAGGGTGATAATGATAAAAAAGAGATAACTTTTTTATTATTAGGCATAGATTCTAAGGATTTAAATAAAAACAAAAATCAAAGAACAGATACTATAATGCTTTGCAAATATGATGATACTACTGGAAAAGTTTCAATATTGTCTTTACCTAGGGACACTATGGCAATTATAAGAGGCAGACAAAACAAAGAAAAAATTAATCATGCCCATGCTTATGGTGGACCAGATTTATCAATAAAAGCTGTAAAGGACTTACTAGGTGTAGATGTTGAATATTTTGTTAGAGTAGATTATAAAATTGTAGAAGAAGTAGTAGATTTAATTGGAGGAGTCGAAGTAGATGTTCCTATGGATATGAAATATAGCGATCCCGTAGCTGATCCTCCGCTTCATATTGATATTAAAAAAGGAAAACAAACTTTAAACGGGAAAAAATCATTAGAATTTCTAAGATATAGGAAAGGATATAAGGATCAAGATTTAGGCAGAATTAAGGCTCAGCAGCAGTTTATGAATAGTGCAATAAAACAAGCCTTAAATCCAATAAATATAATTAAACTTCCTAAATTCATTGATACCTATTTTAAAAATGTAGATACAAATATACCATTAGATGTAATTGCCAAATTTGCACTTAAAGCAAAAAATGTTGATACTGACAACATAGAAATGGCTACATTACCAGGCGAACCAAAGCTAATAAATGGGATTTGGTATTTTGTTCATAATCCAGAAGAATCTCAGGAAATGGTGAACAATATGTTTTTAGATCATAATGTGGTTATGAAGAATGAAGAAAAGGCTAGGACAAATAATTAA
- the yqeK gene encoding bis(5'-nucleosyl)-tetraphosphatase (symmetrical) YqeK, producing MDNHLDIIKNSKDILINSIGLERYLHSVGVMEEARKLSLKYNSDIEKATIAGLLHDCGKYADKSELLKKAYDFGIIQKGQVNIIPELIHGALGAEIAMKEHKIDDRDIIDAIKYHTTGKPNMSLLQKIIYIADYIEPSRDFFGVDEIRKLAYDDLNKALLKAMDNTIKHVIDRGYYIHPDTIAARNYLINETN from the coding sequence ATGGATAACCATTTAGATATAATAAAAAATTCAAAAGACATATTAATAAATAGTATTGGATTAGAAAGATATCTTCATTCAGTAGGAGTGATGGAAGAAGCAAGAAAGCTATCATTAAAATATAATAGCGATATAGAAAAGGCTACTATTGCTGGATTGTTACATGATTGTGGGAAATATGCGGATAAATCAGAATTGTTGAAAAAGGCCTATGATTTTGGTATAATTCAAAAAGGTCAAGTAAATATAATCCCTGAGTTAATACATGGTGCTTTAGGTGCTGAGATAGCTATGAAGGAGCATAAGATAGATGATAGAGATATAATAGACGCAATAAAATATCACACTACAGGCAAGCCTAACATGAGCTTACTTCAAAAAATAATATACATAGCAGATTATATAGAACCAAGTAGAGATTTTTTTGGAGTAGACGAGATTAGAAAATTAGCTTATGATGATTTAAATAAGGCATTGCTTAAAGCTATGGACAATACAATAAAGCATGTTATAGATAGGGGATATTATATTCATCCTGACACAATAGCTGCAAGAAATTATCTAATAAATGAAACTAACTAG
- the obgE gene encoding GTPase ObgE: protein MFIDVAKIFVKGGNGGHGAVAFRREKYEPAGGPAGGDGGDGGSVILEVDRNIRTLMDFRYSRHHKAPNGEDGKSKMQYGKKGQDLILKVPQGTIIRDAETNAIIADLTEDGTTYVIAKGGRGGKGNMKFTTSTRQAPRFAEGGSKGEERWIVLELKLLADVGLVGFPNVGKSTLLSVMTDAKPKIADYHFTTLTPNLGVVEIEGGKSFVIADIPGLIEGAHTGIGLGHDFLRHIERTRVIVHLVDVSGQEGRDPVEDFIKINQELEKYDARLASRPQIVVGNKMDILGEGDGFDRLEKEVSKLGYELYPISAATRQGIKELKYGIWNKLQEAGEIEPTIEIVEENKTYELKEKKDDIIVRKENEQYFVEGDFVEKLLNSTNFDDLDSIRYFQRMIKKRGVVDKLKELGIKNEEIVNICGYEFEFFD, encoded by the coding sequence ATGTTTATAGACGTGGCAAAGATATTTGTAAAAGGAGGCAATGGCGGTCATGGCGCAGTAGCCTTTAGAAGAGAAAAATATGAGCCTGCAGGTGGGCCAGCAGGTGGTGATGGTGGAGATGGCGGTAGTGTAATACTTGAAGTAGATAGAAATATTAGAACTCTCATGGACTTCAGATACAGTAGACACCATAAAGCACCAAATGGAGAAGATGGGAAATCAAAAATGCAATATGGCAAAAAAGGACAGGATCTCATTCTAAAAGTTCCTCAGGGAACTATTATAAGGGATGCTGAAACTAATGCAATTATTGCCGACTTAACTGAAGATGGGACTACATATGTAATAGCAAAAGGTGGTCGTGGAGGTAAGGGGAATATGAAATTTACAACCTCTACAAGACAAGCACCTAGATTTGCTGAAGGTGGTTCAAAAGGAGAGGAAAGATGGATAGTCCTAGAGCTTAAGCTGTTAGCTGATGTTGGTCTAGTAGGATTCCCTAACGTAGGCAAGTCTACTCTGTTATCAGTTATGACTGATGCAAAACCAAAGATTGCGGACTATCATTTTACTACATTGACTCCTAATTTAGGGGTTGTTGAAATAGAAGGTGGCAAAAGCTTTGTAATAGCAGATATCCCTGGACTTATTGAGGGAGCACATACGGGGATAGGACTTGGACATGATTTTCTTAGACACATTGAAAGGACTAGAGTTATAGTGCATTTAGTAGATGTATCTGGTCAAGAAGGAAGAGATCCAGTAGAAGATTTTATAAAAATTAACCAAGAGCTTGAAAAATATGATGCTAGATTAGCAAGTAGACCTCAGATTGTAGTAGGGAACAAGATGGATATATTAGGAGAAGGCGATGGCTTTGATAGGCTTGAAAAAGAGGTTAGCAAGCTAGGATATGAACTATATCCTATATCCGCAGCTACTAGGCAGGGGATAAAGGAGCTTAAATACGGCATTTGGAATAAGCTTCAAGAAGCAGGTGAAATAGAGCCAACCATTGAGATTGTAGAAGAAAATAAAACTTATGAATTAAAAGAGAAGAAAGATGATATTATTGTTAGAAAAGAAAATGAACAATATTTTGTAGAAGGAGATTTTGTTGAAAAGCTTCTTAATTCTACTAATTTTGATGACTTAGACTCAATAAGGTATTTTCAAAGAATGATTAAGAAGAGGGGAGTTGTAGATAAACTTAAAGAATTAGGTATTAAAAATGAAGAAATAGTAAATATTTGTGGTTATGAATTTGAATTTTTTGATTAA
- a CDS encoding D-alanyl-D-alanine carboxypeptidase family protein, translated as MKKIILFFLLIFFIFNAETLASSYEPDISAEAAILIDADTGMILFEKNANQSMFPASTTKILTGIIAIEKGSLEKKIVVDKATPYEINGSHIALEPDEVLTMKDLIYATLIESANDAATVIGKDISGSTEEFAKLMNSRAKEMGAKNTNFTNANGLPDDNHTTTAYDLAMIAKYAMQNELFRDIVSNYLYTIEPTNKKTDFRYLRSSNKLLYSTEKINVNGNSVPIKYEGANGIKTGYTVQAQSCLVASAHRNGQNLISVVLKANGNNVYIDTHKLLNYGFDNFSNVKVAFKNEFIDNIDVENGDKPFVTGIVGSDLFNLIPKGKEAQVKKNIILPQKISAPVNKGQVIGRIELTLDNKIIGTCNIVSAMEVNQKAAFEVVNIEGSSILKKWWFWLIFLFIVWRTYIELKRRKIKKRRRQSYLYSKF; from the coding sequence TTGAAAAAAATTATATTATTTTTCCTATTAATATTCTTTATATTTAACGCAGAAACATTAGCTTCTAGTTATGAGCCTGATATATCTGCTGAAGCTGCAATTCTAATAGATGCAGATACTGGTATGATACTTTTTGAAAAAAATGCCAATCAATCTATGTTTCCTGCTAGCACTACAAAGATTTTAACTGGAATAATCGCCATTGAAAAAGGAAGTCTTGAAAAAAAGATTGTTGTAGATAAGGCTACACCTTATGAGATCAATGGAAGCCATATAGCTCTTGAGCCAGATGAAGTTTTAACCATGAAGGATTTAATCTATGCAACACTTATTGAATCTGCTAATGATGCTGCTACAGTAATCGGTAAGGATATTTCAGGCTCTACAGAAGAGTTCGCAAAACTTATGAATAGTCGTGCTAAAGAAATGGGAGCAAAAAACACTAATTTTACAAATGCAAATGGTCTTCCAGATGACAACCATACTACAACTGCATACGATTTAGCTATGATTGCTAAATACGCAATGCAAAATGAGCTTTTTAGAGATATCGTATCTAATTATCTCTATACCATAGAGCCTACTAACAAAAAAACAGATTTTAGATATTTAAGGTCTTCAAACAAGCTATTATATAGTACAGAAAAAATTAATGTTAATGGAAATAGTGTACCTATTAAATACGAAGGGGCTAATGGTATAAAAACTGGGTATACAGTACAAGCTCAAAGTTGTCTAGTGGCTTCTGCTCATCGTAACGGACAAAACCTAATAAGTGTAGTATTAAAAGCAAATGGAAATAACGTATACATAGATACTCATAAGCTTTTAAATTATGGTTTTGATAACTTTTCAAATGTTAAGGTTGCGTTTAAAAATGAATTTATAGATAATATCGATGTAGAAAATGGAGATAAACCATTTGTTACTGGGATAGTAGGTAGTGATTTGTTTAATCTAATTCCTAAAGGAAAAGAAGCCCAAGTGAAAAAAAATATTATTCTTCCTCAAAAAATTTCTGCCCCTGTCAACAAGGGACAAGTAATTGGAAGAATTGAACTTACGCTTGACAATAAGATTATCGGCACATGTAATATAGTTTCTGCAATGGAAGTAAATCAAAAAGCTGCCTTTGAAGTAGTTAATATTGAAGGTAGCAGTATTCTTAAAAAATGGTGGTTTTGGCTAATCTTTTTATTTATAGTTTGGAGAACATATATAGAATTAAAGAGAAGAAAGATAAAAAAGAGAAGGAGACAATCCTACTTATATAGTAAATTCTAA
- the nadD gene encoding nicotinate-nucleotide adenylyltransferase — MSNQIKKYGIMGGTFDPIHAGHLVIAEEIRYKFNLDKVIFIPAGNPPHKDSRKVTSSNHRYQMALLATISNPYFDISSIELEREGITYTIDTIMELKKCCGDGAEFYFITGADSLLQLSTWKDVDKLLSICKFVAATRPGFQMSKIETKVKELESKYNRSIYTVTVPALQISSTDIRNRIKNGMTVKYLLPESVEAYIIKHKLYQDNVEKDCI, encoded by the coding sequence ATGAGTAATCAGATAAAGAAATATGGCATTATGGGTGGAACCTTTGACCCGATTCATGCAGGACATTTAGTCATTGCAGAAGAAATTAGATACAAATTTAACTTGGACAAGGTTATATTTATTCCTGCTGGTAATCCTCCTCATAAGGATTCTAGAAAAGTGACATCTTCAAACCATAGATATCAAATGGCTTTATTAGCTACAATTTCAAATCCTTATTTTGATATTTCTTCAATAGAATTAGAAAGAGAAGGAATCACATATACAATAGACACTATTATGGAATTAAAGAAATGTTGTGGGGATGGAGCTGAATTTTATTTTATTACAGGGGCAGATTCATTGCTGCAATTATCTACTTGGAAGGATGTGGATAAATTATTGAGTATATGCAAATTTGTTGCTGCTACAAGGCCGGGATTTCAAATGTCAAAAATTGAAACAAAAGTTAAGGAATTAGAGTCTAAATATAATAGAAGCATATATACAGTTACTGTTCCTGCGTTACAGATATCCTCAACTGACATAAGAAATAGAATCAAGAATGGAATGACAGTAAAATATTTACTTCCAGAGTCAGTAGAAGCATATATAATCAAGCATAAACTATATCAAGATAATGTAGAAAAGGACTGTATATAG
- the rsfS gene encoding ribosome silencing factor, giving the protein MDIQLSTIVKSAEDKKAFDIKILKISELTSIADYFVIASGNSQRQAMAISDAIEEKMHLNGFELRHKEGYNTGNWILLDYGDIIVHVFYKEDRDFYNLERLWADAKNVHI; this is encoded by the coding sequence TTGGATATTCAATTATCAACAATAGTAAAATCTGCAGAGGACAAAAAAGCTTTTGATATTAAAATATTGAAAATATCTGAGCTAACTAGTATAGCAGATTATTTTGTAATTGCAAGTGGAAATTCTCAAAGACAAGCAATGGCCATATCAGATGCAATTGAGGAAAAGATGCATTTAAATGGTTTCGAACTAAGGCATAAAGAAGGGTATAATACAGGTAACTGGATATTACTAGACTATGGTGACATTATAGTACATGTATTTTATAAAGAGGATAGAGATTTTTATAATCTAGAAAGATTATGGGCTGACGCAAAAAACGTCCATATATAA
- a CDS encoding Spo0B domain-containing protein, whose translation MFFEIINETVQIFLLLMCVLSLILKKIQINMFFVIPLILLIILKLLSVLFRTKNNIKTYNEIEKIKGSLIKDSKYLLREQRHDFMNIYQVVYGYLQLNDSKKALEHIKKSIVTSSGIGKCYYLTIFSISILLDKKIREATNKGLEIVIEVDSYVDSELRGIENEKLILDSISKILDAFISCTNKNYEESKLLIDIYEHEEKIEFVFNGHIDIELLEEKYGYFENITKADDGFEVVFHLNNTKDLITEDSIYSYVMNI comes from the coding sequence ATGTTTTTTGAAATTATTAATGAGACTGTCCAGATATTCTTATTATTAATGTGTGTATTATCTTTAATCCTGAAAAAAATTCAAATCAATATGTTTTTTGTTATACCATTAATACTATTGATTATACTAAAATTGCTATCGGTGCTTTTTAGAACTAAGAATAATATTAAAACCTACAATGAAATTGAAAAAATAAAGGGAAGCCTTATTAAAGATTCTAAATACTTATTGCGGGAGCAGAGACATGATTTTATGAATATATACCAGGTTGTATATGGATATTTGCAATTAAATGACAGTAAAAAAGCTTTAGAGCATATTAAAAAGTCTATAGTTACTTCATCTGGTATTGGGAAATGCTATTATTTAACTATTTTTTCTATATCTATTCTATTAGATAAAAAAATAAGAGAAGCCACAAATAAGGGATTGGAGATTGTTATTGAGGTGGATAGCTATGTAGATAGTGAGTTAAGGGGAATCGAAAACGAAAAGCTGATTTTAGACAGCATATCTAAGATTCTAGATGCTTTTATAAGCTGTACAAATAAAAACTACGAGGAATCAAAGCTGTTAATAGATATATATGAGCATGAGGAAAAAATAGAATTTGTATTTAATGGTCATATTGATATAGAGCTATTAGAGGAAAAATACGGCTATTTTGAAAACATAACTAAAGCTGATGATGGATTTGAAGTAGTTTTTCACCTTAATAATACGAAAGATTTGATAACAGAGGATAGTATTTATTCTTATGTAATGAATATATAA